Proteins encoded by one window of Flagellimonas lutaonensis:
- a CDS encoding GNAT family N-acetyltransferase, which yields MGAIIRKIGAADNEQVAALIRQVFEDMGIPKTGTAYEDESLNDMYQAYNRPKAIYFVIQENGKIMGGGGIAPLDNHNGNICELQKMYFLKEVRGRGLGTEMIDRCLKKAKEFGFEKCYLETMPYMDAARKLYEKNGFEYIDGPMGATGHTSCSVWMLKNL from the coding sequence ATGGGCGCGATCATCCGTAAGATTGGGGCGGCCGACAACGAGCAGGTTGCCGCATTGATTCGACAGGTTTTTGAGGATATGGGAATACCCAAAACCGGCACCGCGTATGAAGACGAATCGTTGAACGATATGTACCAGGCCTACAATCGACCAAAGGCCATCTACTTTGTGATCCAAGAAAACGGAAAAATTATGGGTGGGGGCGGTATCGCTCCACTTGACAACCACAACGGAAACATCTGCGAGCTTCAAAAGATGTATTTTTTGAAAGAGGTGAGGGGCCGTGGGCTCGGTACCGAAATGATCGACCGATGTCTCAAAAAGGCCAAAGAATTCGGTTTTGAAAAATGCTATTTGGAAACAATGCCCTATATGGATGCCGCCCGAAAACTGTATGAGAAGAACGGATTTGAATACATTGATGGGCCTATGGGGGCCACGGGCCACACATCGTGTTCGGTTTGGATGCTCAAGAACCTTTGA
- a CDS encoding HAD family hydrolase has product MIKNIIFDFGDIFIDLDKSATARAMVQHGFNKITDELQQLFESYEKGLVTTPQFLATVGALFPNASEQELIAAWNAILLDFPKERLVFLEQLAKEKRYRLFLLSNTNELHIEEVKQKMGNDFERFKNCFERFYLSHEIKLRKPDTEIFGFVLKENGLEAQETFFIDDTQENVEAAARLGIKVWHLQVGRQDIVQLNQFLP; this is encoded by the coding sequence ATGATCAAGAACATCATCTTTGATTTTGGCGATATTTTCATCGATTTGGACAAGTCTGCCACGGCAAGGGCCATGGTACAGCATGGCTTTAACAAAATCACTGATGAACTACAGCAATTGTTCGAGTCATACGAAAAAGGACTCGTCACTACCCCACAGTTTTTGGCCACCGTTGGTGCACTTTTTCCAAACGCTTCCGAACAAGAACTGATTGCCGCATGGAATGCCATTTTGCTGGATTTTCCCAAGGAGCGCTTGGTTTTTTTGGAACAACTAGCCAAAGAAAAACGATATCGTCTTTTCTTGCTGAGCAATACAAATGAACTGCATATCGAAGAGGTCAAACAAAAAATGGGAAATGATTTTGAGCGGTTTAAGAACTGCTTTGAAAGGTTCTATCTTTCACATGAAATCAAGCTCCGCAAACCCGACACCGAAATTTTTGGGTTTGTGTTGAAAGAGAACGGCCTAGAGGCCCAAGAAACTTTTTTTATTGACGATACCCAAGAAAACGTGGAAGCCGCGGCCCGCTTGGGCATCAAGGTATGGCATTTGCAGGTGGGCAGGCAAGATATTGTACAACTGAACCAATTTTTACCATGA
- the prmC gene encoding peptide chain release factor N(5)-glutamine methyltransferase codes for MLLAEIKKIFHQELHNLYPKGEIDSFFYAMVEHYLGFERFILVLQPQLAITKEEEQPLFEGLAQLKKEKPLQYILGKVHFMDLVFKVNEYVLIPRPETEELVRWIIAECSIQDSGIRILDIGTGSGCIAIALAKNLPNAQVYAIDISGKALQVAQENAEMNEVQVEFFEKDILNWNERDGRFDVIVSNPPYVRESEKQAIKNNVKKYEPSTALFVADHDPLIFYRAIAGFAQECLNPGGWLFFEINQYLGEQTVSLLEEHRFKDIELKKDIFGNNRMIKCIKKYYNV; via the coding sequence ATGCTACTCGCCGAAATCAAGAAAATATTTCACCAAGAATTACACAACCTATACCCCAAGGGGGAAATCGACAGTTTTTTCTATGCCATGGTCGAACACTATTTGGGGTTTGAGCGTTTTATTTTGGTGCTGCAGCCGCAGTTGGCCATCACCAAAGAAGAAGAACAGCCCTTGTTCGAAGGGTTGGCCCAGCTCAAAAAAGAAAAACCGTTGCAGTACATCTTGGGCAAGGTTCACTTTATGGATTTGGTCTTTAAGGTGAATGAATATGTGCTGATTCCCCGGCCCGAGACGGAAGAATTGGTGCGTTGGATTATCGCGGAATGCAGCATTCAGGATTCAGGAATCAGGATTTTGGACATTGGTACGGGCAGCGGCTGCATCGCCATTGCCTTGGCCAAAAACTTGCCCAATGCCCAAGTGTATGCCATCGACATTTCAGGGAAGGCCTTGCAGGTGGCCCAAGAAAATGCAGAAATGAACGAAGTGCAGGTAGAATTCTTCGAAAAAGATATATTGAATTGGAATGAAAGGGATGGTCGTTTTGATGTAATCGTTTCAAATCCGCCCTATGTTCGCGAGTCAGAGAAGCAAGCGATCAAGAACAACGTAAAAAAGTACGAGCCTTCGACCGCCCTGTTCGTTGCCGATCATGATCCCCTGATTTTTTACCGGGCCATTGCGGGTTTTGCACAAGAGTGCTTAAATCCGGGAGGGTGGTTGTTCTTTGAAATCAATCAGTATTTGGGCGAGCAGACGGTGTCATTGTTGGAAGAACATCGTTTTAAGGATATTGAACTGAAAAAGGATATTTTTGGCAACAACCGAATGATAAAATGTATCAAAAAATATTATAATGTTTAA
- the ribD gene encoding bifunctional diaminohydroxyphosphoribosylaminopyrimidine deaminase/5-amino-6-(5-phosphoribosylamino)uracil reductase RibD — MRRCIALGKNALGTAAPNPMVGCVIVHNDRIIGEGFTSPYGGPHSEVNAIQSVSNKALLKEATLYVTLEPCSHYGKTPPCADLIIEQQIPKVVIGLKDPHIKVAGEGIKKLKNAGCQVTVGVLEDECREHHRRFLTFHEKKRPYIILKWAQTQDGFMAPLEDRRTKNPSPFWITNEHSRQLVHRWRSEEMAILVGTKTVLEDNPKLTVRDWEGKNPIRVVLDRERRIPGDSHVMDGSTKTFIFTALEDASLANGETFIEIVDFGKNLAQQIGERLYQHGITSLIIEGGGRTLQTFIDAKLWDEARIFTGNTIFGQGTKAPTIAGKHVGTTKILDDTLTLLRNDQEHHL, encoded by the coding sequence ATGCGCCGATGCATTGCACTGGGTAAAAATGCCTTGGGCACGGCCGCCCCGAACCCCATGGTCGGCTGTGTTATCGTTCACAACGACCGCATTATCGGTGAAGGCTTCACCAGCCCCTACGGCGGACCGCATTCCGAGGTAAACGCCATACAATCGGTATCAAACAAGGCATTGCTGAAAGAGGCGACCCTTTATGTTACCTTAGAACCCTGTTCGCATTACGGCAAAACACCGCCTTGTGCCGATTTGATCATCGAGCAACAGATCCCAAAAGTGGTCATCGGCCTAAAAGACCCGCATATAAAAGTCGCCGGTGAGGGTATCAAAAAATTGAAAAATGCCGGGTGTCAGGTCACCGTTGGTGTGCTGGAGGACGAATGCAGGGAACACCATAGGCGTTTTTTGACCTTTCATGAAAAAAAACGGCCCTATATCATACTGAAATGGGCACAGACCCAAGATGGCTTTATGGCTCCTTTGGAAGACCGCCGCACAAAAAATCCCAGCCCGTTTTGGATTACCAACGAACACTCGCGGCAACTGGTACACCGATGGCGCAGTGAGGAAATGGCCATTTTGGTGGGCACCAAAACTGTTTTGGAGGATAACCCGAAACTCACGGTTCGTGATTGGGAAGGGAAAAATCCCATAAGGGTTGTTCTTGATAGGGAAAGAAGAATTCCCGGTGATTCACACGTGATGGACGGCAGCACCAAGACCTTTATTTTTACAGCCCTGGAGGATGCCTCATTGGCGAATGGGGAAACCTTTATTGAAATAGTAGACTTCGGCAAAAATTTGGCTCAGCAAATAGGTGAACGATTGTATCAGCATGGCATCACAAGCCTGATTATCGAGGGAGGGGGGCGAACCCTACAGACCTTTATCGATGCCAAGCTTTGGGACGAGGCCCGAATCTTTACGGGAAACACTATTTTCGGGCAAGGAACCAAAGCCCCCACTATTGCCGGAAAGCATGTTGGAACAACCAAAATACTCGACGATACACTGACTCTACTGAGAAATGATCAAGAACATCATCTTTGA